From one Nothobranchius furzeri strain GRZ-AD chromosome 2, NfurGRZ-RIMD1, whole genome shotgun sequence genomic stretch:
- the lgi2a gene encoding leucine-rich repeat LGI family member 2a codes for MPPALKTWALLCVSLCLLCQVAHPKKPFRCPSTCSCSKESIICVGNAYIPRIAPIEISSLSIVNGTFTEIKEAMFAHMPTLQLLLLNSNSLTTIRDDAFSGLPHLEYLFIESNKLETTSKYAFRGLRDLTHLSLANNNMKFLPRDVFVDLDSLIELDLRGNAFECDCRAKWLMLWLKSTNATVSDVVCAGPEDMKDKHLNDINSLQDECMSTDFVLHQSVASESLSIDTFSFKNDVYVTIAAPSTDSCMVFQWDHIEMNFRTYDNITAQSIVGCKSVVIQEEVFVIVAQLFGGSHIYKFDDDQSRFNKFQDTEVSKISKPNDIEAFQIGSDWFFVIADSSKAGLSTLYKWNDNGFYSYQSLHEWYRDTDAEFLNLDGKAHLIMASRSQVPVIYQWSRTNQKFILQGDIPNMEDVVAVKHFRIKDELYLAMTRYIGDSKVLKWGPKQFAEIQALPSRGSMILQPFSFKERYYLALGSDYTFSQIYLWNDDDKVFERFKEVYIQAPRSFTVVSTDRRDFIFCSSFKGNTQIFEHIIIDLSL; via the exons ATGCCTCCAGCTCTCAAGACTTgggctttgctgtgtgtgtcgcTGTGCCTCCTGTGTCAAGTGGCTCATCCGAAGAAGCCTTTCCGATGCCCTTCAACATGCAGCTGCTCCAAGGAGTCCATCATCTGCGTCGGGAATGCCTACATCCCCAGGATCGCCCCGATTGAGATCAGCTCTTT GAGCATCGTCAATGGGACTTTCACTGAGATTAAGGAGGCGATGTTTGCCCACATGCCCACCCTCCAGCTGCT GCTTCTGAATTCAAATTCCTTAACCACTATAAGAGATGATGCATTCTCAGGCCTTCCACACCTGGAATACCT ATTCATTGAGAGTAATAAACTAGAGACTACATCGAAATATGCCTTCAGAGGACTCAGGGACTTGACTCACTT GTCTTTGGCAAACAACAACATGAAATTCCTACCTAGGGATGTCTTTGTTGACTTGGACTCGTTAATAGAGCT GGATTTACGAGGCAATGCCTTTGAGTGTGACTGCAGGGCCAAATGGCTCATGTTGTGGCTGAAGAGCACCAATGCCACGGTGTCAGATGTTGTGTGTGCTGGACCAGAGGACATGAAGGACAAACACCTAAATGACATAAATAGCCTCCAGGATGAGTGCATGTCAACGG ATTTTGTCCTTCACCAGTCTGTGGCGTCGGAGTCATTGTCTATTGACACATTCAGTTTCAAGAACGATGTTTATGTGACCATTGCGGCTCCCAGCACTGACAGCTGTATGGTGTTCCAGTGGGACCACATTGAAATGAACTTCAGGACCTATGATAACATCACAG CTCAGTCCATTGTGGGTTGCAAGTCGGTTGTCATCCAGGAGGAGGTGTTTGTCATTGTCGCTCAGCTCTTCGGTGGTTCCCACATTTACAAGTTTGACGACGACCAAAGCAGGTTCAACAAGTTCCAGGACACCGAGGTGTCCAAGATCTCCAAGCCCAATGACATTGAGGCTTTTCAGATTGGTTCGGACTGGTTCTTTGTGATTGCTGACAGCTCAAAAGCTGGCCTGTCCACCCTCTACAAGTGGAACGATAATGGCTTTTATTCTTACCAGTCCTTACATGAGTGGTACCGCGACACTGATGCAGAGTTCCTAAACTTGGATGGGAAGGCTCACCTCATTATGGCTAGCCGCTCACAGGTTCCTGTGATTTACCAGTGGAGCCGGACCAACCAGAAGTTCATCCTGCAGGGAGATATCCCCAACATGGAGGATGTGGTAGCTGTAAAACACTTTCGCATCAAAGATGAGCTCTACCTTGCCATGACCCGATATATTGGTGACTCAAAAGTACTAAAGTGGGGTCCGAAACAGTTTGCGGAGATTCAGGCTTTGCCATCACGAGGCTCCATGATTCTCCAACCATTCTCTTTTAAAGAACGCTACTACCTGGCTCTGGGAAGTGACTACACCTTCTCACAAATCTATCTATGGAACGATGACGACAAAGTCTTTGAACGCTTCAAGGAGGTGTACATTCAGGCACCGCGCTCCTTCACCGTGGTTTCCACTGACCGCAGGGACTTCATCTTTTGCTCCAGCTTCAAGGGAAACACACAGATCTTTGAACACATTATTATTGACCTGAGCTTGTGA